From one Idiomarina sp. X4 genomic stretch:
- a CDS encoding ferredoxin--NADP reductase yields MIQWISGKVVENYRWSSGVFSLRVVAEPFDFKAGQFVRLGLNVAGEQLLRAYSLASAPGEAILDFVIAEVEDGEVSTKLARLQPGDSVDITQPAGGFFTLDEVPDGDSLWMLSTGTGIGPFISMLKTEKPWERFKRINLVHGVRVAEDLVYQGQIEQWQQEYPGQLGYQPVITRENIPGALSARIPELISSGQLSEALETPLDTSAQVMLCGNPDMIKESRAALAELGLAKNTRRKPGNVTSENYW; encoded by the coding sequence ATGATCCAATGGATTAGTGGAAAAGTTGTCGAGAATTACCGTTGGAGTTCTGGCGTTTTCAGTTTGAGAGTTGTGGCCGAGCCGTTTGATTTCAAAGCCGGGCAGTTTGTTCGTTTAGGCCTGAATGTGGCTGGCGAACAGCTATTGCGTGCATACTCCTTAGCCAGCGCGCCGGGCGAAGCCATACTGGATTTTGTCATAGCCGAAGTCGAAGACGGTGAGGTCAGCACCAAGCTCGCTAGGCTGCAGCCGGGAGACAGCGTGGACATTACCCAGCCTGCTGGCGGTTTTTTCACACTGGACGAAGTACCCGATGGCGACAGCTTGTGGATGCTTTCCACCGGCACTGGCATTGGTCCGTTCATTTCCATGCTGAAAACCGAAAAGCCTTGGGAACGATTCAAACGTATTAATCTCGTGCATGGCGTTCGTGTTGCAGAAGACCTGGTTTATCAGGGGCAAATAGAGCAGTGGCAACAAGAGTACCCCGGGCAGTTGGGCTATCAGCCGGTGATTACCCGTGAAAATATTCCCGGGGCTCTATCTGCACGTATTCCTGAACTGATCAGCTCCGGGCAGCTAAGCGAAGCACTTGAAACGCCTTTAGATACCAGCGCGCAAGTGATGCTTTGTGGTAATCCTGACATGATAAAAGAGTCACGCGCTGCGTTGGCGGAGCTGGGGCTTGCCAAAAATACCCGGCGTAAACCGGGTAACGTGACGTCCGAAAATTACTGGTAA
- a CDS encoding DsbA family protein, which yields MNFIYKTFFIVAFIFSSNVFAQDLNPQQEEDLEKVEQLLRDNPELIPNIHRGLQRFLEQQSDQKNAFANHQEWLYQSAAHPILGDKDSPHKIIVFTDYNCPFCKKLEPGLHKLVEEYPSIQIVNIFVPLRQQQVDGLKTNSALYGLNLWRNDPKAFFEAHNLMMKKSGMHTADSLQSVAQVTDTEVFLSPSGESEAIIRKNMSAFRDLGFRGTPTLIIGQQVTPGYIPYDTLEEIAETQFDLD from the coding sequence ATGAATTTTATCTATAAAACATTTTTCATCGTTGCTTTTATCTTTAGCAGCAACGTATTTGCGCAAGATTTAAACCCTCAACAAGAAGAAGATTTGGAAAAAGTCGAACAGTTATTGCGTGACAATCCGGAGCTTATTCCAAACATTCACCGAGGCTTACAGCGCTTTTTAGAACAGCAAAGTGACCAGAAAAACGCCTTTGCTAACCATCAGGAGTGGCTGTATCAGTCTGCTGCACATCCAATTTTAGGTGACAAAGATTCGCCGCATAAAATCATTGTGTTTACCGACTACAACTGTCCGTTTTGCAAAAAGTTAGAGCCCGGCCTGCATAAGCTGGTTGAGGAATACCCGTCTATTCAGATCGTGAACATTTTTGTGCCTTTACGCCAACAGCAGGTTGATGGGCTCAAAACCAACTCAGCACTCTATGGACTGAACCTGTGGCGCAATGACCCGAAGGCGTTCTTTGAAGCTCATAACCTAATGATGAAAAAGTCGGGCATGCATACCGCTGACTCACTGCAAAGTGTAGCGCAAGTCACGGATACAGAGGTCTTTTTATCACCATCCGGCGAAAGCGAGGCGATTATTCGCAAAAATATGTCGGCATTTCGCGACTTAGGCTTTCGCGGCACACCGACCCTTATTATTGGTCAGCAGGTAACACCGGGTTACATCCCTTATGACACGCTGGAAGAAATAGCCGAAACGCAGTTTGACTTAGATTAA
- the rep gene encoding DNA helicase Rep, translated as MLNDRQNQAVHYTQGPLLVLAGAGSGKTRVITEKIAYLIRQQIYTARQIGAVTFTNKAAKEMKERIAQTLPKAQLRGLTVCTFHTLGLNIIRRELSTLGFKPGFSLFDDQDTYALLNALTEDVFEGDKALIQACQHQIGHWKNAMLSPEQALQKANNDQENAFAQVYQQYQNNLSACNAVDFDDLIRLPTLLLATNENARARWQKKFQYLLVDEYQDTNTSQYQLVKLLVGERARFTVVGDDDQSIYSWRGAQPKNLALLKQDFPQLEVVKLEQNYRSHGRILKAANILIENNPHVFEKKLFSEMEYGEPLSVIFGRNEEHEAERVVAEIVKHRFLRKTPYHHFAILYRGNHQSRLFEKALMNNRIPYKITGGQSFFARAEVKDIMAYLRLLVNPTDDTAFLRIINTPRRGIGPQTVERIGRLSQELGCSLFEACQSPYLKTQLNTGVFQHVDVFRNMIDTLARQADHQEDASDAVRQLLSEIGYEDWLFEQSPSAKAAEMRIKNVYELHRWVSDMLKGDAEHEPMSLDQVVSRLSLRDMMSRNEEDEQFEQVQLMTLHASKGLEFPHVFLVGMEEGLLPHQSSIDENNIEEERRLAYVGITRAQHKLVFTMAKERRQFGEKLEPQPSRFLLELPQDDLEWEHRKQKSDEEREEQRSQGLAMLKNALKKS; from the coding sequence ATGCTGAACGATCGCCAGAATCAGGCTGTACATTATACTCAGGGACCTCTATTGGTGCTGGCCGGTGCCGGTAGCGGTAAAACCCGGGTGATCACCGAGAAAATTGCCTACCTTATTCGTCAGCAAATTTACACGGCACGCCAAATTGGTGCGGTGACTTTCACCAATAAAGCCGCCAAAGAGATGAAAGAGCGTATTGCGCAAACCTTGCCAAAAGCGCAGTTGCGCGGTCTAACCGTGTGCACTTTTCATACTCTGGGACTGAATATTATCCGGCGCGAACTCAGCACACTGGGCTTCAAACCCGGTTTTTCGTTGTTTGATGATCAGGACACTTACGCTCTGCTAAACGCCCTTACTGAAGATGTATTTGAGGGCGACAAAGCCCTGATTCAAGCCTGTCAGCATCAAATAGGTCACTGGAAAAACGCCATGCTGTCACCGGAGCAGGCGTTGCAAAAAGCGAATAATGATCAGGAAAACGCTTTTGCGCAAGTGTACCAGCAGTACCAAAATAATCTCAGTGCCTGTAATGCGGTCGACTTTGACGACCTGATTCGTCTACCGACCTTATTGCTGGCAACTAACGAAAACGCCCGCGCGCGTTGGCAGAAAAAGTTTCAGTATTTATTGGTGGATGAATATCAAGACACCAACACCAGCCAGTATCAACTGGTCAAGTTGCTGGTGGGCGAGCGAGCCCGTTTTACCGTAGTGGGCGACGATGATCAGTCCATTTACTCCTGGCGCGGTGCGCAGCCGAAGAACCTCGCATTGTTAAAACAGGACTTTCCGCAACTGGAAGTGGTGAAACTGGAGCAGAATTACCGGTCCCACGGCCGTATTCTGAAAGCAGCCAACATACTCATTGAAAATAACCCACACGTCTTTGAGAAAAAGCTGTTTTCTGAGATGGAATACGGCGAACCGCTGAGTGTTATCTTTGGCCGGAATGAAGAACATGAAGCCGAACGTGTGGTGGCAGAAATAGTAAAGCACCGCTTTTTGCGCAAAACCCCTTACCACCATTTTGCCATTTTATACCGAGGAAACCATCAGTCGCGCTTGTTTGAGAAGGCCCTGATGAACAACCGCATTCCCTACAAAATCACCGGTGGCCAGTCGTTCTTTGCCCGCGCAGAAGTAAAAGATATTATGGCTTACCTGCGCTTACTGGTGAACCCGACAGACGACACCGCGTTCCTGCGTATTATTAACACGCCGCGCCGTGGCATTGGTCCGCAAACTGTGGAGCGCATTGGTCGTTTGTCGCAGGAATTAGGTTGCAGCTTATTTGAAGCCTGCCAGTCACCCTATTTAAAAACGCAGCTCAACACCGGTGTTTTTCAGCATGTGGACGTGTTCCGCAACATGATAGATACCCTGGCCCGTCAGGCTGATCATCAGGAAGATGCCAGCGATGCAGTGCGACAGTTACTCAGCGAAATTGGCTACGAGGACTGGTTGTTTGAACAAAGCCCCAGTGCAAAAGCGGCCGAAATGCGCATTAAGAATGTGTACGAACTGCATCGCTGGGTGTCCGATATGCTAAAAGGTGACGCTGAGCATGAGCCGATGTCACTCGACCAGGTGGTCAGCCGCTTGTCATTGCGCGATATGATGTCCCGTAATGAAGAGGATGAGCAATTCGAGCAAGTACAGTTAATGACCCTGCACGCCTCCAAGGGTCTGGAGTTTCCCCACGTGTTTTTGGTGGGGATGGAAGAGGGATTGCTACCGCACCAAAGCAGTATCGATGAAAACAACATTGAAGAAGAGCGTCGGCTAGCTTATGTGGGCATAACCCGGGCACAGCATAAGTTAGTCTTCACTATGGCGAAAGAGCGCCGACAGTTCGGTGAAAAGCTTGAGCCGCAGCCCAGCCGTTTTCTGCTGGAATTACCGCAGGACGATTTAGAATGGGAACACCGCAAGCAAAAGTCGGATGAAGAGCGGGAAGAGCAACGAAGTCAGGGGCTGGCCATGCTAAAAAATGCGTTGAAGAAATCTTAG
- a CDS encoding accessory factor UbiK family protein — protein sequence MDNKTIENIARQINDSMPAGVKELAGNMEQRVKQTLQSQLSKLDLVTREELDVQQQMLLRLRERVELLEKELEATKNQNKD from the coding sequence ATGGACAACAAAACAATAGAGAATATTGCTCGCCAAATTAACGACAGCATGCCAGCCGGCGTTAAAGAACTGGCAGGAAATATGGAACAGCGGGTCAAACAAACCCTGCAGTCACAGCTGTCTAAGCTCGACTTAGTCACCCGCGAAGAGCTAGACGTGCAGCAGCAAATGCTGTTACGCCTGCGCGAGCGCGTTGAACTATTAGAAAAAGAACTGGAAGCGACCAAGAACCAAAACAAGGACTAA
- a CDS encoding protein disulfide oxidoreductase → MPVSKSKARTSWAKRLRTAALYIVLFSAVAFVVDAFRNSDVPESVPAELSSLTDINGEQYNLREMSKDGPVVLYFWATWCPVCPAVSPTVDYVGNHYPTISVALRSGDNDKLTRYAQAKGYEFPIVNDNLNRVSNGWQVSATPTIIIIKNGDIVSATTGVTTPPGLFIRLWFHQFF, encoded by the coding sequence ATGCCCGTGAGTAAGAGCAAAGCCAGAACCTCATGGGCAAAACGGCTACGAACCGCAGCGCTTTATATTGTGCTGTTCTCGGCAGTGGCGTTCGTGGTCGATGCCTTTCGCAATAGTGACGTGCCGGAATCTGTTCCGGCCGAGCTTTCGTCATTAACAGACATAAACGGCGAACAATATAACTTACGCGAAATGAGTAAGGACGGCCCGGTCGTTTTGTATTTCTGGGCGACCTGGTGCCCGGTCTGTCCGGCGGTATCGCCTACGGTTGATTACGTTGGCAACCACTACCCGACAATCAGCGTGGCATTACGCTCTGGCGACAATGACAAGCTGACGCGCTATGCGCAGGCTAAAGGGTATGAGTTTCCTATTGTTAACGACAACCTCAACCGCGTCTCAAATGGCTGGCAGGTATCTGCCACGCCAACCATCATCATTATTAAAAACGGTGACATTGTTTCGGCGACAACGGGGGTCACAACGCCTCCCGGTTTGTTTATTCGCCTTTGGTTTCACCAGTTTTTTTGA